The sequence AAACAACTTTAACATTTATTTGTGATAAGAAATACCTGTAAAGAAATAATTTAGAATCACGTTTATTATATTTGTTTAAACACTACCTAAAACCTGAACCGTGAAAAGGATAACCATAAGTAATGCGTTGTTAACCAACAAGACATAGATACATTATGGTTATTATGTACTTAATGTAAAATTATTAGCAATGAAAAATAAAAAGCTGGTTTTAACAATATTTTCCCTTATTGTTTCTTTGGCAAACATCAATGCGCAAAAAAAATATTCTCTGGAAGAGTGTATCATTCACGCCCGCGAAAACAATCTTACTGTTAAACAATCCCGGTTAAATGTTGAGATAAATGAGAATGTAAAAAGTTCGCAGGTAGGCAACTTTTTTCCGGATGCGAACCTTAACGGAACTTATTCATACAATAAAGGTTTCGCTATTGACCCTACTACTAACCAGATTCAAAGTGCGGTAAATTCATTTGTATTTAACGGTACATCTCAATGGAATTTGTTCGATGGTCTTCAGAACATCAACAAATACAGGAAAGCTAAGTTTGACCTTTTGGCTGCTCAGTACAATCTGGAACAGTTAAAAGACAATATAAGCCTTCAGGTGGCCGATGCATATTTACAGGTAATTTTAAATAAAGAATTTCTGAAAGTTGCAAAAAGTCAGGTTGAAGTATCAGAAAAAGAAGTTGAAAGAGTAAGTAAGTTAGTGAAAGCAGGGTCTTTGCCTCAAGGTGATTTATATGAAAGTGAGGCCACATTTGCCAACGATGAACAACAGCTTGTTGCAACCGAAAACAGTTTGACCCTTTCCAAGTTAAGTCTTACACAGTTATTACAAATTGATTATTCAAACGACTTTGATATTGTTGATGAGGACTTCCCAATTCCCTCACTGGAAATGCTAAACAAATCAAACGAAGAAGTTTACGATAAAGCACTTACTAATCAATATCTTATTCAAAGCTATGAAAACAGAATCTTTTCGGCTGATAAGGATTTAAGTATTGCAAAAGGGATTTACAGCCCGAGTCTGAGTTTGGTTTACCAGTTCTCTACAAGATACACTATAAACAGAGAGATTTACACATACTCTGAACCAGATTTTATCCCGATTGGTCAGGTGCAAAATACGGGCGAAACTGTAGTATCATTGGCTCCTCAAAGCATACCATCAGGTACCGAAACCTACGATAATTGGGATCAGGCCAGAGATAATAAAAACCACTATCTGGGAATAAATCTTAGAATTCCGCTGTTCAACAGGCTGCAAACAAGAAACAATGTAAGAATTAAAAAGCTTCAGCTTGACCAGGCTGAACTGGAACTGGACATTCAAAAAAATCAGCTTCGCCAGAATATAGAAAAGGCCAAAACTGATGCAAATGCGTCATTAAAAAGCTATAAAGCAA comes from Bacteroidota bacterium and encodes:
- a CDS encoding TolC family protein, which produces MKNKKLVLTIFSLIVSLANINAQKKYSLEECIIHARENNLTVKQSRLNVEINENVKSSQVGNFFPDANLNGTYSYNKGFAIDPTTNQIQSAVNSFVFNGTSQWNLFDGLQNINKYRKAKFDLLAAQYNLEQLKDNISLQVADAYLQVILNKEFLKVAKSQVEVSEKEVERVSKLVKAGSLPQGDLYESEATFANDEQQLVATENSLTLSKLSLTQLLQIDYSNDFDIVDEDFPIPSLEMLNKSNEEVYDKALTNQYLIQSYENRIFSADKDLSIAKGIYSPSLSLVYQFSTRYTINREIYTYSEPDFIPIGQVQNTGETVVSLAPQSIPSGTETYDNWDQARDNKNHYLGINLRIPLFNRLQTRNNVRIKKLQLDQAELELDIQKNQLRQNIEKAKTDANASLKSYKASEKSLESLEEAFKYAQQKRDVGMISEYDYNQSRYRLVQAQSTMLRTKYDFIFKIKVLEYYYGERFNLTGSEN